A section of the Citrus sinensis cultivar Valencia sweet orange chromosome 8, DVS_A1.0, whole genome shotgun sequence genome encodes:
- the LOC112499284 gene encoding disease resistance protein SUMM2-like codes for MEALKSKVEELLVNAAIDQARYMFCFNSIVKELEDKETKLEKARDGIKTRIDDERRKCPDIVVDENVTEWLKNVDTELDDVRKLKAEIDEKDSSLHGLCPNWCCRYWLGRKASQKTSKLSDLLQDCSEFTTVAFPKPLPLERKLSLPSHFTSTFETTESACNQITEALKKDSTKMVGLHGLGGVGKTTLAKFVGNQLRQQKDFDKVGIATMSQDPDIIKVQGELAKSLGWALYETDEKERADRLRLMFSESKGSKILIILDDVWKQFDLEKKLGIPIGDRDSCCKILLTTRKKSICGFFGCYPQIELGTLTPEEGLTLLKMNARINVNDSSLDGVSKQVADECKGLPLAIEAVGSALREKGFDDWNLALYNLREAKLYAIEGIDKDDQDVYGCLKFSYDNLNSEESKLCFLLCSLFPEDYEIYLEDLVGYAVGVIWYQCDPSIENARSRLHGTINALKAASLLLDTGNDRYVKMHDIVRDVAIWIGSIVLEEKKFFSKVGIGLAERAMKEGLEQYRGISLVGNKREELPSGLVCPNLHILRLENPEYDHRLHVPEHFFEGMPALKVVTIIGGVLSLKSLQILTDLQVLQLIRCEVSDASLLGKLKRLQIIFLKKSPIKIPEELGDKRSRLKLLYIDTSSVSPITIKKFPQLEEFYGCIKDWEVEGMSSEESNAELNSQADGSVVCLPKDFTFPKLQRYVICKGEGVDVEMEDGDETRKLIIENCPHEAATSLGIFSALYQELKILYLSGIIGCYNIVPSIDERGLNELTCLNVGDCEDLECIMEASKSPHGKSLSRLAELSMWDLPELKWIWKAPAQHVISLQTLTKLNVHRCKKLTYIFTLSQARSLEQLKSLYVSECERLEYIVEAKFDHNEGEISVGDGNTMLALPLLRKLKLEGLPELTKFCSENYCSIWTALEELKLDCCPNLTINSNELEANLQYLKENLRILEVGSCSHLSDTIPALLKHGLKNLEELNIITIGVQVVFQLEAIIADGQENKLFPCLKKLNLEYLRELRVLYHEGPTHNFSLQSLINLRVDGCTTLRRLLSSTLARNLLQLKELEIYNCRELEQIIDEDEDEDHLQPLCFPKLTSITVCGCPKLKHLFHISVAPSLQKLKHISIAANDELEEVFWHKDGAHVTEYNEIVMNALQGFRLLDLPNLTNFWPAGYRIPFPSAFDGVVYNCPKLRGNSEGDR; via the exons ATGGAAGCTTTAAAATCAAAGGTTGAAGAATTATTGGTGAATGCAGCCATTGACCAAGCTCGCTATATGTTCTGTTTCAACAGCATTGTTAAAGAACTTGAGGATAAAGAAACTAAGTTGGAGAAGGCACGAGATGGCATCAAAACAAGAATAGACGATGAACGACGAAAATGCCCCGACATAGTAGTCGATGAAAATGTAACGGAGTGGCTGAAGAATGTAGACACAGAATTGGACGATGTTCGGAAGTTGAAAGCAGAGATAGATGAAAAGGATAGTAGTCTTCATGGATTGTGTCCTAATTGGTGTTGCCGATATTGGCTGGGTAGAAAAGCATCACAGAAGACTAGCAAGTTGTCTGATCTGCTACAAGACTGCAGCGAATTCACCACAGTTGCCTTTCCTAAACCTCTACcattagagagaaaattaagttTGCCAAGTCATTTTACTTCTACTTTCGAGACTACAGAATCGGCTTGTAATCAGATCACTGAAGCACTGAAAAAAGACAGCACAAAGATGGTGGGATTGCATGGTCTCGGTGGTGTAGGAAAGACAACCCTGGCAAAATTTGTGGGCAATCAACTTCGGCAACAAAAGGATTTCGATAAGGTGGGGATAGCCACTATGTCTCAGGATCCAGATATAATAAAGGTTCAAGGTGAGCTGGCAAAGTCGTTAGGCTGGGCGTTATATGAGACAGATGAAAAAGAGAGAGCAGATCGATTGCGGTTGATGTTTTCTGAGAGTAAAGGCAGCAAAATCCTCATAATCCTTGATGATGTTTGGAAACAATTCGACTTGGAGAAAAAATTAGGTATTCCCATTGGTGATAGAGACAGTTGTTGCAAAATCCTTCTAACCACTCGCAAAAAGTCAATTTGTGGTTTTTTCGGTTGTTACCCACAGATTGAACTTGGTACACTAACACCAGAAGAAGGATTGACTCTCCTAAAAATGAATGCCCGTATTAATGTAAACGACTCCTCCTTGGATGGTGTTTCAAAACAAGTTGCTGACGAATGTAAGGGGCTGCCTTTAGCTATTGAAGCTGTTGGAAGTGCACTAAGGGAAAAAGGATTTGATGATTGGAATCTAGCACTATATAACCTAAGGGAAGCAAAACTCTATGCAATAGAAGGTATTGACAAGGATGACCAAGACGTTTACGGTTGTCTCAAATTCAGTTACGACAATTTAAATAGTGAGGAGTCCAAGTTATGCTTCTTGTTGTGTTCTCTGTTTCCAGAAGATTATGAGATTTATTTGGAGGATTTGGTTGGATACGCAGTGGGGGTTATTTGGTATCAATGTGATCCGTCAATAGAAAACGCCAGAAGCCGACTGCATGGAACGATTAACGCGCTCAAAGCTGCGTCACTGCTGTTAGACACTGGTAATGACAGATATGTGAAAATGCATGACATAGTTCGTGATGTAGCCATATGGATAGGCTCAATAGTTCTAGaggagaagaaattttttagtaAAGTTGGCATTGGATTGGCAGAACGGGCAATGAAAGAAGGCCTGGAACAATACAGAGGAATCTCTTTGGTGGgaaataaaagagaagagcTTCCTAGTGGTTTGGTATGCCCTAACCTTCATATTTTGCGATTGGAGAATCCTGAATACGACCACCGATTGCATGTTCCAGAACATTTTTTCGAAGGGATGCCAGCATTGAAAGTTGTCACTATAATAGGTGGAGTTCTTTCACTTAAATCGCTTCAGATCCTCACCGACCTCCAGGTTCTGCAGTTGATTCGATGTGAGGTGAGTGATGCGTCTTTGCTTGGAAAGTTGAAGAGgcttcaaattatttttctcaagaAGTCTCCCATTAAAATTCCAGAAGAATTGGGGGATAAACGTAGTAGATTGAAACTTCTATATATTGATACCAGTTCTGTTTCTCCTATTacgataaaaaaatttcctcaattagaagaattttatGGTTGCATAAAAGATTGGGAGGTTGAAGGGATGAGTTCAGAAGAAAGTAATGCTGAGTTGAACTCCCAAGCCGACGGATCTGTTGTATGTCTTCCAAAAGACTTTACATTCCCGAAATTGCAAAGGTACGTCATCTGTAAAGGTGAAGGAGTTGATGTTGAAATGGAAGATGGTGATGAGACAAGGAAATTAATCATTGAGAATTGCCCTCATGAAGCGGCGACCTCGCTCGGTATTTTTTCAGCATTGTATCAGGAActgaaaattctttatttaagTGGGATTATAGGTTGTTACAATATTGTGCCAAGCATAGATGAAAGGGGCTTAAATGAGTTGACTTGTCTTAATGTCGGCGATTGCGAAGATTTAGAATGCATAATGGAAGCCTCTAAGTCCCCGCATGGAAAGAGTCTCTCAAGATTAGCAGAGTTATCTATGTGGGACTTACCAGAACTGAAGTGGATATGGAAGGCGCCCGCCCAACATGTGATCAGTCTCCAAActcttacaaaattgaatgtgCATAGGTGCAAGAAGTTGACATATATCTTCACGTTGTCACAAGCTAGAAGTTTGGAGCAGCTTAAAAGTCTCTATGTAAGTGAATGCGAGAGACTGGAATATATTGTCGAAGCAAAGTTTGATCATAATGAAGGGGAAATAAGTGTCGGAGATGGAAATACGATGCTCGCCCTCCCTTtgttgagaaaattaaaacttgaaggTCTCCCAGAACTCACCAAGTTCTGTTCAGAGAATTATTGTTCAATTTGGACAGCATTGGAAGAGTTAAAGCTTGATTGCTGTCCCAACTTGACCATCAACAGTAATGAACTTGAAGCCAATTTGCAGTATCTCAAAGAG AACTTACGAATTCTAGAAGTGGGAAGTTGTTCCCATTTGAGTGACACGATTCCAGCACTGTTGAAGcatggtttaaaaaatttggaagaATTGAATATTATCACAATTGGAGTACAAGTGGTATTTCAGTTGGAAGCTATTATCGCTGATGGACAAGAAAACAAACTTTTCCCATGTTTGAAGAAGTTGAACTTAGAATATCTTCGAGAACTGCGAGTATTATATCATGAAGGTCCCACTCATAATTTTAGCCTGCAAAGTCTTATCAATTTAAGAGTGGACGGGTGCACTACGCTGAGACGTCTCCTCTCATCAACACTTGCTCGAAATCTGTTGCAATTGAAGGAGTTGGAAATTTATAATTGTCGGGAATTAGAGCAAATCAttgatgaggatgaggatgaggatcATCTCCAACCCCTATGTTTCCCAAAACTCACAAGCATCACTGTCTGTGGTTGCCCCAAACTAAAGCATCTATTTCATATCAGCGTAGCTCCAAGTCTTCAAAAACTGAAGCACATATCTATAGCAGCTAATGATGAATTAGAAGAAGTATTCTGGCATAAAGATGGAGCACACGTCACGGAGTACAATGAAATTGTTATGAATGCACTTCAGGGGTTTAGACTGTTAGATTTACCAAACCTCACCAACTTTTGGCCTGCGGGTTATCGGATCCCATTTCCATCTGCATTCGACGGAGTTGTTTATAATTGTCCCAAGCTTCGTGGAAATTCAGAAGGAGATAGATGA
- the LOC127899156 gene encoding disease resistance protein SUMM2-like: MEALKSKVEELLVNAAIDQARYMFCFNSIVKELEDKETKLKKARDGIKTRIDDELRKCPDIVVDENVMEWLNNGVEELDDVWKLKAEIDEKDSSLHGLCPNWCCRYRLGRKASEKTCKLSDLLDCSQFETVAFPKPLPLERKLSLPSHFTSTFETRESACNQIIDALKKESTKMVGLYGLGGVGKTTLAKFVGNQLRQKNIFDKVGIATISRHPNIINVRNELMKSLGWELKQEDENHGVDRLRSMFSDSKSTKIFIIIDDVWNALDLKEKLGIPVGDSDNLCKILLTTRLQSVCKSMRCDPQIQLGTLTAEEGLALLQKNAGIDANDSTLNDVSKDVAGQCSGLPLAIEAVGSALRGKGFHEWNLALHNLKAAKLYAIEGIDMENRDVYGCLKFSYDYLNGEDSRSCFLLCSLFPEDYEIDLDDLVGYAVGLTWYQAESIENTRSLLSGTMKELKASSLLLDTGNDRSVKMHDVVRDVAIWISKTKEEEEERFFSVTGIEMVERAVEEGLQQCRGMSFVVDKKEEELPSDLKCPNLHILRLENTEYFYELQIPEYFFKGMPALKVVTIIGGVLSLKSLRFLDKKLRVLQLIQCDVSDASFLGKLKGLQILFLRKSPIEIPEELWDELRQLKLLYIDTGSVSPITIKKLEEFYGRIKNWEVEGMSSEESNARLDELNSQADGSVVCLPKGFTFPKLQRYVMGKGQQVVDKMKYGSQRKSLIIENCTHEAATSLGIFSALYQELEILYLSGIIGCYNIVPSIDERGLNELTCLDVRDCEDLECIMEASKSPHGKSLSRLAELKMFRLPELKCIWKAPPQHVISLQTLTELYVFGCNKLTYIFTLSQARSLEQLKSLHVCGCERLKCIVEAKSDHNEKEISVGDGNTIIVLPLLRKLSLYDLPELISFCSENYYSTWPALEDLFLQHCPNLTISTELEANLQYLEEKLRILLVGKCSHLRDTIPALLKHGFKNLESLYIGELGVQVVFQVEAIIAEGQENKLFPCLKELELKDLPELEVLYHEGPTHNFNLQNLTRLIVTGCTKLRRLLSSTLARNLLQLKELKIHGCRELEQIIDEDEDHLQHVGSPLNFSLQNLTSLSVNGCGMLRHLLSSTLARNLLQLKGLYVWNCSELEQIIDKDEDEDHLQPVCFPKLISIEVVNCPKLKHLFHISVAPSLQKLSYLRIEVNAELEEVFWHKDGADVTDYNEIVMNELQELKLSSLPNLTNFWPAGYQIPFPSASYRVVVRRCPKLRPNSEGEMIPRIQEHRHSKLQRRRCQ, from the exons ATGGAAGCTTTAAAATCAAAGGTTGAAGAATTATTGGTGAATGCAGCCATTGACCAAGCTCGCTATATGTTCTGTTTCAACAGCATTGTTAAAGAACTTGAGGATAAAGAAACTAAGTTGAAGAAGGCACGAGATGGCATCAAAACAAGAATAGACGATGAACTGCGAAAATGCCCCGACATAGTAGTCGATGAAAATGTAATGGAGTGGCTGAATAATGGAGTCGAAGAATTGGACGATGTTTGGAAGTTGAAAGCAGAGATAGATGAAAAGGATAGTAGTCTTCATGGATTGTGTCCTAATTGGTGTTGCCGGTATCGTCTGGGCAGAAAAGCATCAGAGAAGACTTGCAAGTTGTCTGATCTGCTAGACTGCAGCCAATTCGAAACAGTTGCCTTTCCTAAACCTCTACcattagagagaaaattaagttTGCCAAGTCATTTTACTTCTACTTTCGAGACCAGAGAATCAGCTTGCAATCAGATCATTGACGCACTGAAAAAAGAGAGCACAAAGATGGTGGGATTGTATGGTCTCGGTGGTGTAGGAAAGACAACCCTGGCAAAATTTGTGGGCAATCAACTTCGGCAAAAAAACATTTTCGATAAGGTGGGGATAGCCACTATATCTCGGCATCCAAACATAATAAATGTTCGAAACGAGCTGATGAAGTCGTTAGGTTGGGAATTAAAACAGGAAGATGAAAACCATGGAGTAGACCGATTGCGCTCGATGTTTTCTGACAGTAAAAGCACCAAGATCTTCATAATCATCGATGATGTCTGGAATGCTCTCGACTTGAAGGAAAAATTAGGTATTCCTGTTGGTGATAGCGACAATCTTTGTAAAATCCTTCTAACCACTCGCCTGCAGTCAGTTTGTAAAAGCATGCGTTGTGACCCGCAGATTCAACTGGGTACACTAACGGCAGAAGAAGGGTTGGCTTTACTGCAAAAAAATGCCGGCATTGATGCAAATGACTCCACCTTGAATGATGTTTCCAAAGATGTTGCTGGCCAATGTAGCGGGCTGCCTTTAGCCATTGAAGCTGTTGGAAGTGCACTAAGAGGAAAAGGATTTCATGAATGGAATCTAGCTCTACATAACCTAAAGGCTGCAAAACTCTATGCAATAGAAGGTATTGATATGGAGAACCGAGATGTTTACGGTTGTCTCAAATTTAGTTACGATTATTTGAATGGTGAGGATTCCAGGTCGTGCTTCTTGTTGTGTTCTTTGTTTCCAGAGGATTATGAGATAGATTTGGATGATTTGGTTGGATATGCAGTAGGGTTGACTTGGTATCAAGCTGAGTCAATAGAGAACACCAGAAGCCTACTGAGTGGAACGATGAAAGAGCTCAAAGCTTCTTCATTGCTGTTAGACACTGGTAATGACAGATCTGTGAAAATGCATGACGTAGTCCGTGATGTAGCCATATGGATAAGCAAAACGAAGGAGGAGGAAGAGGAGAGATTTTTTAGTGTAACTGGCATCGAAATGGTGGAACGGGCGGTGGAAGAAGGCCTGCAACAGTGCAGGGGAATGTCTTTTGTCGtagataaaaaagaagaagagcttCCTAGTGATTTGAAATGCCCTAACCTTCATATTCTGCGATTGGAGAACACCGAATATTTTTACGAATTGCAAATTccagaatatttttttaaagggatGCCAGCATTGAAAGTTGTTACTATAATTGGTGGAGTCCTTTCACTAAAATCGCTTCGATTCCTCGACAAAAAACTCCGAGTTTTGCAGTTGATTCAATGTGATGTGAGTGACGCGTCTTTTCTTGGAAAGTTGAAGGgacttcaaattctttttctccGAAAGTCTCCCATTGAAATTCCTGAAGAATTGTGGGATGAACTTCGCCAATTGAAACTTCTATATATTGATACCGGTTCTGTTTCTCCCATTacgataaaaaaattagaagaattttatGGTCGGATAAAAAATTGGGAGGTTGAAGGGATGAGTTCAGAAGAAAGTAATGCTAGGCTTGATGAGTTGAACTCCCAAGCCGACGGATCTGTTGTATGTCTTCCAAAAGGCTTTACATTCCCGAAATTGCAAAGGTACGTCATGGGTAAAGGTCAACAAGTTGttgataaaatgaaatatggTAGTCAGAGAAAGAGCTTAATCATTGAGAATTGCACTCATGAAGCGGCGACCTCGCTCGGTATTTTTTCGGCATTGTATCAAGAACtggaaattctttatttaagTGGGATTATAGGTTGTTACAATATTGTGCCAAGCATAGATGAAAGGGGCTTAAATGAGTTGACTTGTCTTGATGTCCGCGATTGCGAAGATTTAGAATGCATAATGGAAGCCTCTAAGTCGCCGCATGGAAAGAGTCTCTCAAGATTAGCAGAGTTAAAAATGTTCCGATTACCAGAACTGAAGTGTATATGGAAGGCGCCCCCACAACATGTGATCAGTCTCCAAACTCTTACAGAATTGTATGTGTTTGGGTGCAACAAGTTGACATATATCTTCACGTTGTCACAAGCTCGAAGTTTGGAACAGCTTAAAAGTCTCCATGTATGTGGATGCGAGAGACTGAAATGTATCGTCGAAGCAAAATCTGATCataatgaaaaggaaataagTGTAGGAGATGGAAATACAATAATTGTGCTCCCtttattgagaaaattatcactttATGATCTCCCAGAACTCATCAGCTTCTGttcagaaaattattattcaacttGGCCGGCATTGGAAGATTTATTCCTTCAGCACTGTCCCAACTTGACTATCAGTACTGAACTTGAAGCCAATTTGCAGTATCTTGAAGAG AAATTACGAATTCTACTAGTAGGCAAATGCTCCCATTTGCGCGACACGATTCCAGCACTGTTGAAGCAcggatttaaaaatttggaatCATTGTATATTGGAGAACTTGGAGTACAAGTGGTATTTCAAGTGGAAGCTATTATCGCTGAGGGACAAGAAAACAAACTATTCCCATGTTTGAAGGAGTTGGAATTGAAAGATCTTCCAGAACTGGAAGTATTATATCATGAAGGTCCTACGCATAATTTTAACCTGCAAAATCTTACCAGATTAATTGTAACGGGGTGCACTAAGCTGAGACGTCTCCTCTCATCAACACTTGCTCGAAATCTGTTGCAATTGAAGGAGTTGAAAATTCATGGTTGCCGGGAATTAGAGCAAATCAttgatgaggatgaggatCATCTACAACATGTAGGTTCCCCGCTCAATTTTAGCCTGCAAAATCTTACCAGTTTATCTGTAAACGGGTGCGGTATGCTGAGACATCTCCTCTCATCAACACTTGCTCGAAATCTGTTGCAATTGAAGGGGTTATATGTTTGGAATTGCAGTGAATTAGAGCAAATCATTGATaaggatgaggatgaggatcATCTCCAACCTGTATGTTTCCCAAAACTCATAAGCATCGAAGTTGTTAATTGCCCCAAGCTAAAGCATCTATTTCATATCAGCGTAGCTCCAAGTCTTCAAAAACTGAGTTACCTAAGGATAGAAGTTAATGCTGAATTAGAAGAAGTATTCTGGCATAAAGATGGAGCAGACGTCACGGATTACAATGAAATTGTTATGAATGAACTTCAGGAGTTGAAATTGTCTAGTTTACCAAACCTCACCAACTTTTGGCCTGCGGGTTATCAGATCCCATTTCCATCTGCATCCTATAGAGTTGTTGTTCGTCGTTGTCCCAAGCTTCGTCCAAATTCAGAAGGAGAGATGATTCCAAGAATTCAGGAGCACAG GCACAGCAAACTACAGAGGAGGAGATGCCAATGA